A region of Sulfurimonas sp. DNA encodes the following proteins:
- the dnaA gene encoding chromosomal replication initiator protein DnaA, protein MNIGQEVLELLKEEITQQSYDRYIKQLTYDTKKSSSDLAIFYAPNALICNWIKSKYKEKLEHLFEVKIGSKVSVKITLKTSTERKIKKITEQKIQHSLLNPSHIFDNFMVGGSNQFAYTAVKSVSEKSGKNYNPLFIYGGVGLGKTHLMQAAGNVLQNQGKNVIYTTSEQFLNDFLRHVRNQTMENFKDKYRKCDVLLIDDIQFLSNKDVIQEEFFHTFEALKNENKQIILTADKHPKKIGGLEKRLQSRFEWGLVADIQSPELETKILIIKKKCEINKVVLTNDIINYIATVIESNVREIEGILSKLHAYSQLMHIDIDLEFTKNILKDQLLEKQKDLTLDIITKIVSKDLNIKPTEIRSKGRSKNLVYARRIAIYLCRDLTQSTMPQLALYFGMKDHTAISHTLRKINLLIKDDEDFKVKIDELTNKVTNV, encoded by the coding sequence GTGAATATAGGTCAAGAAGTTTTAGAATTACTAAAAGAAGAGATAACCCAACAGTCATATGACAGATATATAAAACAACTAACATACGATACTAAAAAGTCTTCTAGTGATTTAGCTATTTTTTATGCACCAAATGCACTTATTTGTAACTGGATAAAAAGTAAATATAAAGAAAAATTAGAACATCTTTTTGAAGTTAAAATTGGCTCTAAAGTAAGTGTCAAAATAACTTTAAAGACCTCAACTGAGAGAAAAATAAAAAAGATAACAGAACAAAAAATTCAACACTCTTTACTAAATCCATCACATATTTTTGATAACTTTATGGTTGGTGGTTCAAACCAATTTGCTTATACTGCTGTGAAAAGTGTTAGTGAAAAATCTGGTAAAAATTACAATCCTCTTTTTATATATGGTGGAGTAGGTCTTGGCAAAACTCACCTTATGCAGGCAGCAGGTAATGTCTTACAAAATCAAGGTAAAAATGTCATTTATACTACTAGTGAACAATTTTTAAATGATTTTTTAAGACATGTTAGAAATCAAACAATGGAAAATTTTAAAGATAAATATCGTAAATGTGATGTTCTTTTAATAGATGATATTCAATTTTTAAGTAATAAAGATGTTATACAAGAAGAATTCTTTCATACATTTGAAGCTCTTAAAAATGAAAACAAACAAATCATACTAACAGCTGATAAACATCCTAAAAAGATAGGTGGTTTAGAAAAAAGACTTCAAAGTAGATTTGAGTGGGGATTGGTTGCTGATATACAATCACCAGAACTAGAAACAAAAATACTTATAATTAAGAAAAAATGTGAAATAAATAAAGTTGTTTTAACAAACGATATTATTAATTATATAGCAACAGTAATAGAAAGTAATGTTCGTGAAATTGAAGGAATATTATCTAAACTTCATGCTTATTCACAACTCATGCATATAGATATTGATTTAGAATTTACAAAAAACATATTAAAAGACCAACTTTTAGAAAAACAAAAAGATTTAACACTAGATATTATTACAAAGATTGTTTCTAAAGATTTAAATATAAAACCAACAGAAATTCGCTCAAAAGGCAGAAGTAAAAATCTTGTTTATGCTAGAAGAATTGCCATATACCTTTGTCGTGATTTAACTCAAAGCACTATGCCTCAACTAGCACTTTATTTTGGTATGAAAGATCACACAGCCATTAGTCACACTCTTAGAAAAATAAATTTACTTATTAAAGATGATGAAGATTTTAAAGTTAAGATAGATGAATTAACAAATAAAGTAACAAATGTGTAA
- the dnaN gene encoding DNA polymerase III subunit beta — translation MKITVSKSIIENILVYAQPFLEKKDTSQITSHVFIDVNNSNLTIKATDHEIGFEVKTNKINIISNGSITANGKKLLDIIRILKDGEINLEVKNETLFISQAHSNFKLPTFSFNDFPEFPTANNKGRITIDSHSLIDSLKKITPAIDTNNPKFELNGALIDIKQDNINFASTDTRRLAIVNITNQNEKELSIIIPKKAIVEIQKLFFDNIELFYDDTNLIIHSQQYTFFTKLINGKFPEYSRIIPKEISNTLVLPKAIMIDSIKQITTISLDVKITFFQNSIKFESLSDDNIEAKTEINYNTGFDEPFVIAINSKYLLDFLNSINSSEFSIGLNEGNLPFILSDNNFKTVVMPIVI, via the coding sequence ATGAAGATAACTGTTTCAAAATCTATAATTGAAAACATACTTGTTTATGCTCAACCATTTTTAGAAAAAAAAGATACTTCTCAAATAACTTCTCATGTTTTCATAGATGTAAATAACTCAAATTTAACAATTAAAGCAACTGATCATGAGATTGGTTTTGAAGTAAAAACTAATAAAATAAATATAATTTCAAACGGTAGTATAACTGCTAATGGTAAAAAGCTTTTAGATATTATAAGAATTTTAAAAGATGGAGAAATAAACTTAGAAGTGAAAAATGAAACTCTTTTTATTTCTCAAGCACACTCAAACTTTAAACTACCAACTTTTTCTTTTAACGACTTTCCTGAGTTCCCAACTGCAAATAATAAAGGTCGAATTACAATAGACTCACACTCTCTAATAGACTCACTAAAAAAAATAACTCCTGCCATTGATACCAACAATCCTAAATTTGAATTAAATGGTGCATTAATTGATATAAAACAAGATAATATAAACTTCGCATCTACTGATACTAGAAGATTAGCTATTGTAAATATTACAAATCAAAATGAAAAAGAACTTTCTATAATTATTCCTAAAAAAGCAATTGTTGAAATTCAAAAACTTTTCTTTGATAATATAGAACTTTTTTATGATGATACAAATCTTATAATCCACTCTCAGCAATATACATTTTTTACAAAATTAATTAATGGAAAATTTCCTGAATATTCAAGAATAATTCCTAAAGAGATATCAAATACTTTAGTTTTACCAAAAGCTATAATGATTGACTCTATAAAACAAATAACTACAATTTCTTTAGATGTTAAAATCACTTTTTTCCAAAATTCTATTAAATTTGAATCCTTAAGCGATGACAATATAGAAGCAAAAACAGAAATAAATTACAATACAGGTTTTGATGAACCTTTTGTTATAGCTATAAACTCAAAATATCTTTTAGATTTTTTAAATTCTATAAACTCTTCTGAGTTTAGTATAGGATTAAATGAAGGAAATCTCCCATTTATACTATCAGATAATAATTTTAAAACTGTTGTTATGCCAATAGTCATCTAA
- the gyrB gene encoding DNA topoisomerase (ATP-hydrolyzing) subunit B, with product MENYGASNIKVLKGLEAVRKRPGMYIGDTGHRGLHHLVYEVVDNSIDEAMAGHCDTITIALTKDGTCKVSDNGRGIPTDLHPTEGISAATVVLTVLHAGGKFDKDTYKVSGGLHGVGVSVVNALSGDLKMTIYREKEVFEQNFKAGIPQEVLAVVGKTRKTGTTIEFAPDPSIFTETITFEYEFLSKRFKELAYLNPFITIIFSDERTNTTETYHFEGGIAQYVTDMNKKTQVASVYSFAAKIEDIEFDIALLYNDGYEEKLASFVNNIRTPNGGTHEAGFRAGLTRVISNYNSKNGAVKEKDVKISGDDVREGLIAIVSCRVPEPQFEGQTKGKLGNTYVRPLVQRQTYELLSKYFEENPIEAKAIVSKALAAARGREAAKKARELTRRKDVMSVGTLPGKLADCQSKDASICELYLVEGDSAGGSAKMGRDRVFQAILPLKGKILNVEKARLEKILKSDEITNMITAMGCGIGEEYKEEKLRYHKVIIMTDADVDGSHIQTLLLTFFFRHFRDIVEKGYLYLAQPPLYRYKKGKKEIYFKDDREMNDYLIGNGIESLDVDGVGHNDLVSYFKMVDHYRGSLVALERRYALVGLIRHFIENPDIIGLNIDAMYKEVQRFLTENENNILTKNITEDSIHIFVQTKDGMEELLINDDLFSAPHFNEASFVFKKIQEWDLEFEEDILQVLENINDYAKKGAYIQRYKGLGEMNPDQLWETTMTPENRVLLQVNIEDAEVASDAFTLFMGDEVEPRRNYIETHAKDVKHLDV from the coding sequence ATGGAAAATTACGGTGCTAGTAATATTAAAGTTCTTAAGGGATTAGAAGCTGTTAGAAAAAGACCAGGTATGTATATTGGTGATACTGGACATCGTGGTCTTCATCATCTTGTTTATGAAGTAGTCGACAACTCTATTGATGAAGCAATGGCAGGTCATTGTGATACTATCACTATTGCACTTACAAAAGATGGAACTTGTAAAGTAAGTGATAATGGACGTGGTATTCCTACTGACTTGCATCCAACAGAAGGAATATCGGCAGCGACTGTTGTTTTAACAGTTTTACATGCTGGCGGTAAGTTTGATAAAGATACATATAAAGTATCTGGTGGTCTACATGGAGTTGGTGTTTCTGTTGTAAATGCACTTTCTGGCGATTTGAAGATGACTATTTACAGAGAAAAAGAGGTATTTGAGCAAAACTTTAAGGCTGGTATTCCTCAAGAAGTTTTAGCAGTTGTAGGAAAAACCCGTAAAACTGGTACAACTATTGAGTTTGCACCAGACCCTAGTATCTTTACTGAAACCATAACTTTTGAGTATGAATTTCTTTCAAAAAGATTTAAAGAATTAGCATATCTAAATCCATTTATAACTATTATATTTAGCGATGAAAGAACAAATACTACTGAAACATATCACTTTGAAGGTGGTATAGCTCAGTATGTAACAGATATGAATAAAAAAACTCAAGTAGCTTCAGTTTACTCATTTGCAGCCAAAATTGAAGATATAGAGTTTGATATAGCACTTTTATATAATGATGGATATGAAGAAAAACTTGCTTCATTTGTAAACAATATTAGAACACCAAATGGAGGAACACATGAGGCAGGATTTCGTGCTGGTTTAACTCGTGTTATTTCTAATTATAACTCTAAAAATGGAGCGGTAAAAGAAAAAGATGTAAAAATATCTGGTGATGATGTAAGAGAAGGTCTCATTGCTATAGTTTCTTGTCGTGTTCCTGAACCTCAGTTTGAAGGACAAACTAAAGGTAAACTAGGAAACACTTATGTAAGACCTTTGGTACAAAGACAGACTTATGAACTACTAAGTAAGTACTTTGAAGAAAATCCAATCGAAGCAAAAGCTATAGTTTCTAAAGCACTAGCCGCTGCAAGAGGTCGAGAAGCCGCAAAAAAAGCAAGAGAGTTGACCCGTAGAAAAGATGTTATGAGTGTTGGAACTCTTCCTGGTAAGTTAGCTGACTGCCAAAGTAAAGATGCTTCTATTTGTGAGCTTTATCTGGTGGAAGGGGATTCTGCTGGTGGTTCTGCTAAGATGGGAAGAGATAGAGTTTTTCAGGCGATTTTACCACTTAAAGGTAAGATTTTAAATGTTGAAAAAGCAAGATTAGAGAAAATTCTAAAATCTGATGAAATTACAAATATGATAACAGCAATGGGTTGTGGAATAGGTGAAGAATATAAAGAAGAAAAACTTCGTTATCATAAAGTCATCATTATGACGGATGCCGATGTCGATGGAAGCCATATACAAACTCTACTTTTAACATTTTTCTTTAGACATTTTAGAGATATTGTAGAAAAAGGTTATTTATATCTTGCTCAACCACCACTTTATCGTTATAAAAAAGGTAAAAAAGAGATTTACTTTAAAGATGATAGAGAGATGAATGATTATCTCATTGGAAATGGTATAGAGTCTTTAGATGTTGACGGAGTAGGGCACAATGACCTAGTTTCATACTTTAAGATGGTTGACCATTATAGAGGTTCTTTAGTTGCACTAGAGCGTAGATATGCTCTTGTTGGTTTGATAAGACACTTTATAGAAAATCCAGATATTATAGGTCTAAACATAGATGCTATGTATAAAGAAGTCCAAAGATTTTTAACAGAAAATGAAAATAATATTTTGACAAAAAATATAACTGAAGATTCTATTCACATTTTTGTTCAAACAAAAGATGGAATGGAAGAGTTGCTTATAAATGATGACTTGTTTTCTGCTCCACACTTTAATGAAGCTTCTTTTGTTTTCAAAAAAATCCAAGAATGGGATTTAGAATTTGAAGAAGATATACTACAAGTTTTAGAAAATATAAATGATTACGCTAAAAAAGGTGCATATATTCAACGCTACAAAGGTCTAGGTGAGATGAATCCTGATCAGCTTTGGGAAACAACAATGACACCAGAAAACCGTGTTTTACTTCAAGTAAATATTGAAGATGCTGAAGTTGCCTCTGATGCATTTACTTTGTTTATGGGTGATGAAGTTGAACCTCGTCGTAATTATATAGAAACACATGCTAAAGATGTTAAACATCTAGATGTATAG
- a CDS encoding GGDEF domain-containing protein has protein sequence MLLPQTKEREYRFKLALRMGLPIFGLVMLLVTTTFLSNDQSLNPVYLIEFILLIAFNIYFIFYIIYNSFDVRITELVTKTFTKEYLFKYLKKEIKKNDNYTLLLISIDNLHDINDKYGIKNGDKVLNITARWIGNYFKEKGLDNFPMGHIKGGDFVIGLRHKSSKHFTMLELFCLKSDDFMVDDIEVKISVSMTDTLYSRQLDYLIENLFELQAANKEQKIIKENTQEIDPNKLESFVIAALKNRSFIVMSQNIFENNNSNIQECFVKLKTSDEKIIHQKTYMKIFDKLGLMADFDFMILEENIVRYKENNDKVLAINISPTSLRNQKFVYKAKELIISNKKVKDKIIFLLNESHYYSQTFKYNKTLNSFRELGVKIAIDRLGAIHSSFIYLRDLDIDIVRFDSFYTKDIKSIKNRSTIEGFSLMAQERGIKTWVKMIETQDINEIVKDLKIDYTQGMYLAPMIKKYESEK, from the coding sequence ATGCTACTCCCTCAAACAAAAGAAAGAGAATATCGCTTTAAACTAGCACTAAGAATGGGTCTTCCCATTTTTGGTTTAGTTATGCTCCTTGTTACCACTACTTTTTTATCAAACGATCAAAGCTTAAATCCAGTTTATTTAATAGAGTTTATTCTTCTTATAGCGTTTAATATCTATTTTATTTTTTATATAATTTATAATAGTTTTGATGTTAGAATAACCGAATTAGTTACAAAAACATTCACAAAAGAATACCTCTTTAAATATCTAAAAAAAGAGATTAAAAAAAATGACAATTACACTCTTTTACTTATTAGCATTGATAATCTTCATGATATAAATGACAAATATGGTATTAAAAATGGAGATAAAGTTCTAAATATCACAGCAAGATGGATAGGGAATTATTTTAAAGAAAAAGGTTTAGATAATTTTCCGATGGGACATATAAAAGGTGGAGATTTTGTTATAGGACTTAGACATAAAAGTTCAAAACATTTTACGATGCTAGAGTTGTTTTGTCTTAAAAGTGATGATTTTATGGTTGATGATATAGAGGTTAAGATAAGTGTTTCAATGACAGATACTCTTTATTCAAGACAATTAGATTATCTAATTGAGAATCTTTTTGAACTACAAGCAGCAAATAAAGAGCAAAAAATTATAAAAGAAAACACTCAAGAGATAGACCCAAATAAACTAGAGTCTTTTGTTATAGCAGCTCTTAAAAACCGCTCTTTTATTGTAATGAGCCAGAATATTTTTGAAAATAACAATAGTAATATACAAGAGTGTTTTGTAAAGTTAAAGACATCAGATGAAAAAATTATTCATCAAAAAACATATATGAAAATATTTGATAAATTAGGCTTGATGGCAGACTTTGATTTTATGATACTAGAAGAAAACATAGTAAGATACAAAGAAAATAATGATAAAGTTCTTGCCATAAATATATCTCCAACATCACTCAGAAACCAAAAGTTTGTATATAAGGCGAAAGAGTTAATTATCTCAAATAAAAAAGTTAAAGATAAAATCATATTTTTACTAAATGAGTCACACTACTATTCACAAACTTTTAAATATAACAAAACTTTAAATTCTTTTAGAGAACTAGGGGTTAAAATAGCCATAGATAGACTAGGAGCAATTCATTCTAGTTTTATATACCTGAGAGACTTAGACATTGATATAGTAAGATTTGACTCATTTTATACTAAGGATATAAAAAGTATAAAAAATAGAAGCACCATAGAAGGTTTTAGTCTTATGGCACAAGAAAGAGGTATAAAAACTTGGGTTAAGATGATAGAAACTCAAGATATTAACGAGATAGTAAAAGATTTAAAAATTGACTATACTCAGGGAATGTATTTAGCACCAATGATAAAAAAATATGAAAGCGAGAAATAA
- the queF gene encoding preQ(1) synthase, translating to MKYGEKIVNEFDIEKDLEIWPNEHERNYLIKMTLPEFSCLCPRSGYPDYATIYLEYTPDKWVVELKAMKLYINSFRDKHVSHENSANEIYEVLDKKLKPKYMKIVADYNPRGNVHTVIEVDSSKLV from the coding sequence ATGAAATATGGCGAAAAAATAGTTAATGAGTTTGACATTGAAAAAGATTTAGAAATATGGCCAAATGAGCATGAAAGAAACTATCTTATAAAAATGACACTACCAGAATTTTCTTGTCTTTGTCCAAGAAGTGGCTATCCTGATTATGCTACGATTTATCTGGAGTACACGCCAGACAAATGGGTTGTTGAGCTTAAGGCAATGAAGCTATATATAAATTCTTTTAGAGATAAACATGTAAGTCATGAAAATTCAGCAAATGAAATATATGAAGTTTTAGATAAAAAGTTAAAACCTAAATATATGAAAATTGTGGCTGATTATAACCCAAGAGGAAACGTACACACTGTTATAGAGGTAGATAGTTCTAAATTAGTTTAA
- a CDS encoding nucleotidyltransferase domain-containing protein: MIKYPNDLNIIFDRLREHNATIIIVGGYIRDFLLDANIQDSKDIDIEIYNISSYEKLQNILKEFGEVNNVGKSFGVCKLCLETLDLDFTLPRIDSKIASGHKGFDVKVLKDLNFKEASKRRDFTINAIGYNIATKEILDPHNGIADLKKKNLKMVDAKTFVQDPLRVLRAIQFCARFELKMDKELFLQCSKMIKQDMLLELPKERVYGEIKKLLLKSNKPSIGFELLNELQALEYFSKISFNFLSLDALAKENITKIKTKEILMLALICYKLNQEQTQDFISNLSNEKELAFRVTTLVVNLPIALKLSKKDFSDYELYKLATHINIEEINILLKVIYGVDKKIFMRAKELNILNHKLPNIIKGRDLIVLGLKESKNFKTILDAAYEAQMHNEFNSHENAKEWLLANYIRLSV, translated from the coding sequence ATGATTAAATATCCTAATGATTTAAATATTATATTTGACAGACTACGAGAGCATAATGCTACAATTATTATTGTCGGTGGATATATTCGAGATTTTTTACTAGATGCCAACATTCAAGATTCAAAAGATATAGATATTGAAATTTACAATATATCTTCATATGAAAAATTGCAAAATATTTTAAAAGAATTTGGTGAAGTGAACAATGTCGGTAAAAGTTTTGGTGTTTGTAAGCTTTGCCTAGAAACATTAGACTTAGATTTCACCTTGCCAAGAATAGACTCAAAAATAGCATCTGGACATAAAGGTTTTGATGTTAAGGTTTTGAAAGATTTAAATTTCAAAGAGGCCTCAAAACGAAGAGACTTTACAATAAATGCAATTGGTTATAATATTGCAACAAAAGAGATACTTGACCCACATAATGGTATAGCCGATTTAAAGAAAAAAAATCTAAAAATGGTAGATGCAAAAACTTTTGTCCAAGACCCACTTAGAGTTTTAAGAGCGATACAATTTTGTGCTAGATTTGAGTTAAAAATGGATAAAGAACTTTTTTTACAATGCTCAAAGATGATAAAACAAGATATGCTTTTAGAGTTACCAAAAGAGAGAGTTTATGGAGAAATAAAAAAACTTTTACTTAAATCTAATAAGCCATCTATCGGTTTTGAACTTTTAAATGAACTTCAAGCCTTAGAATATTTTTCAAAAATTTCTTTTAATTTTTTATCCCTCGATGCTCTTGCAAAAGAAAATATTACTAAAATAAAAACAAAAGAAATCTTAATGTTAGCCTTGATTTGTTATAAGCTAAACCAGGAGCAAACACAAGACTTTATATCTAATCTTAGCAATGAAAAAGAGTTAGCATTTAGAGTAACTACATTAGTTGTTAATTTGCCTATAGCTCTTAAGCTGTCAAAAAAAGATTTTAGTGATTATGAGTTATATAAACTTGCAACTCATATAAATATAGAAGAAATAAACATACTTTTAAAAGTTATTTATGGAGTTGATAAGAAAATTTTTATGCGAGCAAAAGAGTTAAATATTTTAAACCATAAGCTTCCAAATATTATAAAAGGGAGGGATTTAATTGTTCTAGGACTAAAAGAATCTAAAAATTTTAAGACTATTCTAGATGCAGCTTATGAAGCACAGATGCACAATGAGTTTAACTCTCATGAGAATGCTAAAGAGTGGCTACTCGCCAATTACATTAGACTTTCTGTTTAG
- the typA gene encoding translational GTPase TypA, producing MQKIRNIAVIAHVDHGKTTLVDGLLEQSGTFGEHEHHDERAMDSNDLERERGITILSKNTAIRYKGYKINIIDTPGHADFGGEVERVLKMVDGVLVLVDAYEGVMPQTKFVVKKMLALGKKPIVVINKIDKPSADCDRVVDEMFDLFAAMGATDDQQDFPIIYAAARDGIAKLDMGDPDGNFECIFDAIINDVPEPEGSADNHLQAQVFTLDYDNYVGKIGISRIFNGVVNKGDNIMLAKADGELVKGKISKLIGFMGLNRMEIERAEAGDIVAFAGMETVDVGDTVCDTENPMPLDPMHIEEPTLTVVFSVNDSPLAGQEGKHVTSNKLRARLEAEMTTNVAMKLDVVGEGKFKVSGRGELQITILAENMRREDFEFGISRPEVIVKEIEGVKCEPFEHLVIDVPEELSGTVIERLGKRKAEMKSMLPMGQGFQRIEFEIPARALIGFRGQFLTDTKGEGVMNHSFLEFRPYTGGVESRSYGALVSMVPGETLAFSLFSIQDRGVLFIGVQTKVYEGMIIGEHSRSNDLVVNPIKGKAQSNVRSSGADEAIKLIPPRDMSLERALEWIEDDELLEVTPKSIRIRKRALTENERKRNSRKTK from the coding sequence ATGCAAAAAATAAGAAATATTGCAGTTATAGCACATGTTGACCATGGTAAAACAACACTGGTTGATGGATTACTAGAACAGTCTGGTACATTTGGCGAGCATGAACACCATGATGAAAGAGCAATGGACTCAAACGATTTAGAACGCGAAAGAGGAATTACGATTCTTTCTAAAAACACGGCTATTCGTTATAAAGGTTACAAAATTAACATTATTGACACTCCTGGTCACGCTGACTTTGGTGGAGAAGTTGAACGCGTACTTAAGATGGTTGACGGTGTTTTAGTTCTTGTTGATGCTTATGAGGGTGTTATGCCTCAAACTAAATTTGTTGTTAAAAAGATGTTAGCACTTGGTAAAAAACCAATTGTTGTTATTAACAAGATAGATAAACCTTCTGCAGATTGCGATAGAGTTGTAGATGAAATGTTTGACCTGTTTGCAGCAATGGGTGCAACTGATGATCAACAAGATTTTCCTATTATCTATGCAGCAGCAAGAGATGGAATAGCTAAACTTGATATGGGCGATCCTGATGGAAATTTTGAGTGTATTTTTGATGCAATTATAAATGATGTTCCAGAGCCAGAAGGTTCGGCTGACAATCATTTACAAGCTCAAGTATTTACACTTGATTATGATAATTATGTTGGAAAAATCGGAATATCTAGAATCTTTAACGGTGTTGTAAATAAGGGTGATAATATCATGCTTGCAAAAGCTGATGGAGAATTAGTAAAAGGTAAGATTTCTAAACTTATTGGTTTTATGGGTCTTAATCGTATGGAGATAGAGAGAGCTGAAGCTGGTGATATTGTCGCTTTTGCTGGTATGGAAACAGTTGATGTTGGAGATACAGTTTGTGATACTGAGAACCCTATGCCGTTAGATCCTATGCATATAGAAGAGCCGACTTTAACAGTTGTATTTTCTGTGAATGACTCTCCTCTTGCTGGTCAAGAAGGTAAACATGTTACTTCAAATAAACTTCGTGCTCGTCTTGAAGCTGAAATGACAACAAATGTTGCAATGAAACTTGACGTTGTTGGAGAAGGTAAGTTTAAAGTTTCTGGTCGTGGAGAACTTCAAATTACTATTCTTGCAGAAAATATGCGTAGAGAAGATTTTGAGTTTGGAATCTCTCGTCCTGAAGTTATCGTTAAAGAGATTGAAGGTGTTAAGTGTGAACCATTTGAGCATCTAGTAATTGATGTTCCTGAAGAGTTGAGCGGAACCGTTATTGAGCGTCTTGGAAAGAGAAAAGCGGAAATGAAATCAATGTTACCAATGGGTCAAGGCTTTCAGAGAATAGAGTTTGAGATTCCTGCTCGTGCTCTTATCGGTTTTAGAGGACAGTTTTTAACTGATACTAAAGGTGAGGGTGTTATGAATCATTCTTTCTTAGAATTTCGTCCTTATACAGGTGGTGTTGAGTCAAGAAGTTACGGTGCTTTAGTATCAATGGTTCCTGGCGAGACTTTAGCATTTTCACTATTTAGTATCCAAGATAGAGGTGTTCTTTTTATTGGTGTTCAGACTAAGGTTTATGAAGGTATGATTATCGGTGAGCATTCTCGCTCAAATGATTTAGTTGTTAACCCTATTAAGGGTAAAGCACAGTCAAACGTTCGCTCTTCTGGTGCTGATGAAGCTATCAAACTTATACCACCGCGTGATATGTCACTAGAGCGTGCGTTAGAGTGGATTGAAGATGATGAGCTTCTTGAAGTTACTCCAAAATCTATAAGAATTCGTAAAAGAGCTTTAACTGAAAATGAAAGAAAAAGAAACTCTAGAAAAACTAAATAA
- a CDS encoding DUF2325 domain-containing protein has protein sequence MSILLIGGDKVTNITDLLKSLGATKTTHWDSRKNSTSHKKIPANTDAIIMLTDFLKHNSMSHFKKSAKKQDIPLICTRRGTASVAAEFNKFLETRKCLS, from the coding sequence ATGTCGATTTTACTTATTGGTGGAGACAAGGTAACAAATATAACAGATTTACTAAAGTCTCTTGGTGCGACAAAAACAACTCATTGGGATTCAAGAAAAAATTCTACTTCACATAAAAAAATCCCTGCCAATACAGATGCTATTATTATGCTAACAGATTTTTTAAAACATAATTCTATGAGTCATTTTAAAAAATCTGCTAAAAAGCAAGATATACCGTTAATATGTACACGCAGAGGTACAGCTAGTGTAGCGGCTGAGTTTAACAAATTTTTGGAGACACGAAAA